The DNA segment AATgtttaaaaggataatgataatATTGTTGCAGGGCATAAGTGGGTGAAAATGTAGAaggtaaatgaaaataaattagatttggctgaagagaaataaatgtaattgaaaaaaagaaatataattaaaagatacttatgttctttattttcattctaatacATAGTTTCACTCTTTTCATATTACAATGATTTTCTCATCAcgattatttaacttttatagtttaaatatGGATAATCGCAATTTTTAGAATtgtaaaaactattttattgcAAGAAAATGGCTTTTTGTGGTAGACCtataaataaaatggaaataatttactatattttaacatacaatgtttaaattaggttttaataataaaaaattcataggCATATATTATGTACTGTTCTTCGATTTGACTGGAGTTAAACAAGAGCcagaaataaaaatgacataagaAATGAATTAATATGTTAATTCGATTGTAGATTTTTTGAAAGATTCAGATGAACAAAtcttaacaaataaatatattttcgtAATAGCAAATAGCGTTTGTAGTCCAACGGTTAGGATAATTGCCTTCCAAGCAATAGACCCGGGTTCGACTCCCGGCAAACgcaatttttgtgtttttcattgttaaattttttggaCCATACATGGTATGGTATGGTACTGTTAAAATTTACAAGAAGATTACTTAATCACAAACcttaatatactttaattttactGACTGGCATGGTTATTATGTGTTTTTTCTCTAAGGTTTGAAATCCAATCTAATCCTCTTGTTTCCATCTCACAGCTCTAAAAATGGCAAATGCTTTGAGAGTTGGTTGTGTTATCTCTCTCTGCTCCTTACGGAATACCACATCCTATCTTCCCCTTCTCTCCAACGCCACGCGCTTCCGTTCCAAGTTCCCGTTTTTCACCCTCTCATCGTCGCAAAACTCATTTGGGTCTCCTTCATTTCGAacactctcttcttcttccattgaTGAAGCAGTAACCACCGAAGCCATCACGGGGAATGCAGGTGGTGAAGCTGAGAGCAGTATTAGGGACTCCGCGGGGCTGCTTGACATAAGGGTTGGACGCATTCTGAGGGCATGGAAACACGATGAAGCTGATTCTCTGTATGTTGAAGAGGTTGATATCGGTGAGCCTGAACCCAGAATCATATGCAGTGGCCTTGTCAAGTACATCCCTATTGAACACCTTCAGGTATTGATGATTTGTGGTCAATTTTGATGTGGGTTTTGATTTGGAATATTTAATCCTTGAATTTTTTGTGGAATTTAAGCATATTCAGACATATTCTGTATGTTGATATTCTTAGTATTAGCTTAAGGTTTATACTATCTTCCAGCTAGCTTTCCTACATGTGTGAGGGGGCAACGAAGTGTAAACACCCTAAAAAGGTTGTTGCATTTGGGCATGTATCCTTTCTAGATACCCCTCAAACAACCATCTAATACCCTAATCTGCTGCATCCtatcatttatatatgtatgttgtGTCCTATAATTGGAACGCATCCTTGTTTTATCATATTCATGTATTATGCTGTATCCATATCCATGGTTCCTAGGTCCGGGGCTTCCACAAGAGTAGAGAGGGAAATTATACTaggataataatttttttagatgatTTTGACATAATGAGATTTGGTAAAAGGAAGTATATTTGTGCGGAAGCAAATTATTTGAATGATTGTATAAAATTTTAGACTGCAATATGTCACTAAAGAATTAGTTCAGATTATCCTCTCTTGATAGTTTATGTGGTTTCAACTTTCAAATCAAAACTTCTATTCATTTGGATAATCCTTGTAATGGAAGAAACAGTGATTTCTATTGACTTCTCTCTGTGCACCATTTGTACAGTGTGTTTTCTACGAGCAACACACTTTATGTTGGGTAAATAATGTAGACAAACTTATGATTGGTTGAATAGTTGCTTATCTATGTGTGCATGGCAACAGTGCAAAAGTGGATTTGAGGCTGGAATTGGCAtcatattgttgttttttctgtACAAACACAAGTATATAATAGTTAACTAACCGTATGATAAATGCAGGGAAAAAAGGTTATTGTCCTTTCCAACCTGAAGCCAAGAAATATGCGTGGTGTCAAGTCCTGCGGAATGCTGATGGCGGCTTCTGATGCAAAGCATGAGAATGTTGAACTTCTGTTCCCTCCTGAGGAAGCAACTCCTGGTGAAAGAATATGGTTTGGAAcggaagatgaaaaagataatcAACCTGATGCTGCCACTCCGAATCAGGTAATAGCTCTTTCTTAATAACAATTAATATGACTGCCTAGTTGAATAAGGAAGTTCTGGAATTTAGATGATCTATGTGTTTTATAAATAAGGCCAAGTGACATATTAAACCAGTCAGTTTTGCAGTTATATGGAATAACATATAGTTAATGTGTGTAATTATAATTGTCTCAGGCACAAGGTTTTCATTATTAGAGCTATGGACTGAAAAAACCGTAGTTCAGGTGGTATTTTTCAATGAAGTATAGTAGACTCTTGAACTAAAGcactttaattatatatgttaagaTAAACGCACTTTAATGAGTAGGGAACAAGTTTATTGGTTAAATACAGTGTAGGGAAGAAGTTCAGCACCTGAACTTAGAAAATTGAAGACTTATTTATCTGCGGAAGAATTTGAGAACATTAGAAGCATAATGTTAGTTATTTTTCTCATAAGTATTTTCAAGAGAAATGCTGATTGATGGTTTATGTCCAtcctgtcttttttttttttttttttttttttttggtttatgtCCAtcctgtcttttttttttttttttttttctttttctatctgggtcttattcttcttcttctgtgacAACGCACagatacaaaagaaaaagatatgggAATTGGTGCAACCTCATCTTAAGACAGATGTTTCATGCATTGCGATGCTAGGGGAGCATGTCATGCGTACATCTGTAGGTTCAGTAGCATGCCAGTCCTTGCAGAATGCAAATATCTCCTGATCAGCCAACACCTATCAGTACACAATTGTTCTGCTTAACAATGAATTTTTTggtttataaattgttttttattttatatgtacttcattttcttcaatagTTCTAGTTTTAAGCAATACTAATCATAAACATCAGTTGTTTTTTGGGGGCTAATTTCTTGAGGGTCACAAGCAAATTTGTCGGCCAATTTATAAGTATTAGGATAGGTGAGTAACTTCCTAATAAACGTAATTTAGCTAGCTCGAAATAACCTAGGCTTTAAAGGGAAGGACGAAGCCATTCAATAAGTGACAAATATACCAAAAGGGGTGGTTTAACTGCACATACTTACTATCTACTAGATAAAGTAAACAAGCTTATaccaaatattacataaaagtTACGACAGGAGGAGCTCAAGTCCTTGTCTTACGTTTGTTGTACTCGGAAGTCTGCTTGTGGTGAATACAGTTGTAGGACATATGTGGGGATTATTTTGGTTTGCTGGTGGACACTGTGTTGCTTATTGAGGTGGTTCAAAagctatgattgattatgtttgCTTATTCATAACCTACTAAACTCCATTGAGATTGATTTTTGTACCAGAAGTAGAAGATCCACGTTGTCAGACTGATCTGTTTTTGTTTGATCCAGACCCACCTCCAGGTCATGATGATTCTCATTATTCACGCTTCATGCATCTTCGTCTAATGAAAAGGGTTTTTCTGCAGGTCGATGTAATCATAATTTGGCTTCTGCTACCCCGAAGCTTGCCCCTGGGATTTAATTGTCTGGGAATATTGCATTCGGTCAATACTAGCATAGGCTTAAAATAATGGAGTTTGTCTCTTTCTCATTTCTTCTAGTAGCTCTTTGCTAGAATCAATACCTGTCATGCAGTCATGTCCACAAGGAGGACCTTTACTTCATTGCCACTAAAGTTATCAATAATCTGTTTAGGGAAGCAAACTTAACACAAGTTAATGCTCACCTGCGAGGTATGCACCATGCACGTAGCCACTAAATCTGTCACTCGTGTGTTCTCCAGTAAAGAAAATGCGACCTACTGGAGCCTGAATCATAACCccaaaaattaaacacaatggaaaatgatttgaaaatataaatatgtccTGTAGGAATGAACACGAGTAAAAGTTACAGAACAAATCAAGGGGcacaaaagaaaaccaaaatacaGCCCAGCAGTCCGTCCCAATAGGCGAAAAGCACCGTAGGTAATATTGGAACACcaaattcaaaacttaaaatgtGGTTACTAGTGTAGTTTTGCGTGATTGATTATTGCAATTTGGTAACATTCATACGACCAGTAGGTTATCAGAAGACAAAGATACTAAAAAATTGGTCACTTTACAATTGGAAGTTTAGTAATTCTATAACATGCTTCCGGAAGGAAAATTACGTATGTTGCTCTACTCCCTGCCCTGCTCGCTTCTTTTTACCCTTTGTTTGGGAGGTATTTCGCAAGTGAAATCCTAGAATAATTCACAGAAAAATAAATGCTCtagaaaattacttttattttttggtaatacttaaaaaaaaaaattagcagacttcagatttttttttttagcgaAAGGGTTTAGAATTTATTTGGTCCCCGCTTCAAAATTTGTGTCCGCTTGCTTTAACACTTCGTTAAGCTAATACGGTAAACTTTCACATTTgtattaagaataataataccATGACatacttttattcttatttgacacgaaatacaaaaataaaatgatctaaaaaatataaaattttgtagttttccGAGAAAGAAGAGAGTGAAAAATAAGTAAAGATAGTGTCGAATGAATCTAAAAAATTTTAGTGtgttaaataatcatttttcttgtattaaatatgattttttaagtaGTTAAAAGCAAAGTCAAGAAATACGACTTCTTTCACGTGTTTTCAAGTCCGACCTAGCTATGTagataagtattttaaaatctagCAATTTCAGTAATTTTCGTAACagtcaattttgtaattttccCAATGTTCATACTTGTGTTatgtttatgaatatttaaaatgattaacaAACCTTAAATCATGAACTAGTTGGGTATTAGGGATGATGGGATGGTTGCTGTAGCTGCCACGTTGGAACCTGTTATTCCACCATCGAGGAACCAGTATATCAATGGCATCAGGAATGTTGGGTCCAAACATATCCCTGAGCACCTCCATAGCTTCTCTCAAGGTGTCTTCATCGGCTTGAGCTTCCACACGATTAGATTCCCCATTTGTCAATGTGACGGACAAGATATTAGATCCAGGGTACGTGTTCTCCATTTGCTGTTGATAAAGAAGTGGATCAGATAGCTCAACAAGATTTTGAcaatataagagaaaaatactAACGCCCAACATTTGTTGCAAAACCATCTGATTCAATTATTTTCAAGCTTCTCGAAGTTACTATATTAAAAGTCGATGGCTAACTTCTCTACAATTAAGTCAGTTCGTGAAGTTTTGATACTTAACTGTAAAAGTCGGAACAAATTTTTTGTCAGTGTTGTTTGTCGTGAAGTTTTAACATATTTCAACCATTTCTCCtctggataatgatatttaaataacatttttttaacaatatttaaacattatctatttatcattttgtgattggtctatagtgatatttatgattattattattaattgtaaaataattttgaacaaataacacataaataatatttatatattattaaaaaaatattgtttaaatatcattatttttctatCCTTATTCTCTCTACTTCCTACAAGAAAATCATGTCAATGTTGTTTGTCGTCTAGACTTTAAAACTCATGTTTCAGTCgtgaaaaatcaaaattgttgaaattaatttctcAAATACTGATCCATGTTTGACTTATATAACAAAACCAAACCCTCAATACCGGAATTGAAAAGAAATGTCTgctgaaattataaaatactttcGAAGGTTAATTTCTTTCCATTGgaagattgatttttttttacggaaataatatttttataatttgaacacAATTGCTATTTGAATTAGTTTTTTACAAATcgttgattaaaaatataaataaataattaatttaactttttcttgaattaaaattaatttatatacaatttaaaataaaaattagataaattatataacaaagCTATTACAGAAAAGGATCGAGTTTACAAAAAGcttattacttttttatgaaGGTTCtactttataatttgaaatatagaaTTTGTTTAGACcagttttttcataaatttttataataagaaaggaatttgactttaaaattaaaattattttatatattaaaaatgaaaaaattagaaaaattatatgattttttttttacaaattaattcatgtataaatcaattttagtttgatattttttttctcatgtaaGATCTAATTTACCAAGAATTTCCATCCTCAATTTATCCCATTTTTGCGGAAAGAAAATTAATCATTGATGGTAAGTTGTTCCCATCACGAAACTTGTTCAGATAGCACCAAATAATATTGCACACACATCTAGAAGTATAATGAATCACTTGACAGTAACaaggataaaaaaaactattatatcCGTGCTCTCTCTACAAGTATGTGATTAATATTTTCTACAATGAGAATTGTTGCATCAAAAGTGTTTTATTAAGACGAGCACTTCTAAAGGTCAAAATTACACATTCggtcaaacaaaattaaaaggacACCTTGGGTAAATCAGGGAAGGGATCAGCAAGACTATCTCCATATCCATATTCATGGAAACCCATTTAGACATtccactcaaaaaaaaaaaaagtagcaattcaaactaaaattaagaaaggaaagTTAAAGAATTTAATGATTGGCTTGCGGATGGCTAATTCAGATGTGCGCCCAGCCTAAACCCCAAAATAGCCCAGCGGTGGAAAATAGAATGCTTTCCCACGTGAGTAGATGACCTGGACAGCAGCGTGGGAATTGCTGGAGTGAATGGGTGCATCTTCTaggaatttcatttgaatttagGAAGCATTTGATTTCAGAAAAGAGGCCCGTCTtctcctataaataagagggcctCCTCAATTTTGAGCTTAGTGAAATGCTGCAGGAATTATTTTCCAACTACTTTCTTAAGTTTCTCTTAAGTTTCTACTTCTTCTCTCATTCCTCTAGCTTTCTTCCTCTGTAGGAAGGTTTTCTGAGCTGTGAGGTTTCATCTAAACACCTCTTATCACTGTAAACACTTCAACACAATACACATCCATTTCCGCTGCAATCCTCTGCATCTCGGATGGCTTGCTGATTGGAGCCAGATCTCAAGGTCTTCTACCCATAGCAGGtctccatcaagtggtatcagagctgtGGTCGTCCACGCATCCATAGATaagtttttcttccattttccattccAAATTTTAGTCTACCCGTGCTCTCTGTTTTCAGTTACTGtttcattcttctcttttctgtTTTGGTACTTAAATTGTGATTCCAGTTCTGAATTCAATAATTACATTGAGTGCTCATGTTTATCCTTCATTTTAAACGgtgaattttgtttgtttgagtaATTTCCAGCTTAATTGTTTCAAATCTGAGTTGACTTGGTCATGTGCAAGAGAATATTGCAGTGTTAATTCCTGTCACGGTTTGGTACTCTTTCTGCTGTGTTAATTCTGTTTTCTTGAGTTTGGAGTGCTAAATAAGCTGTATATATACCAACAAAGGCAATGAGGACTTGATCTAGCCTGGTAATACAAGCTAAGCACTAAAAACCGTGAATCTATTCTTATTCTGCCAAATTCTGCAGCCGAATTTTTTTTGATTCTGGTTTGAAATCCAAATCtagttttaacatttaaaatctGTTTCAgcttgttttatttgattctgGTGCTGAGTACAAATTTGTTTGATGATATTGGAAGTGGCTAAAGGTATGGCAGACcattaaaagcaaagaaatgcaTCTAGCATAGCTTGGTTGCCTTAAAAACCAGAAGCCTTTGCTGTTTCAGTTTTCACTCTAGCTTTTCACCGTGCTATCATTCTTTGCTTGGTCCAATCTGAGTTTGGTCATGCTAAGCAATTTAATTCCAGCTTAGTTCAGTGCATTTACACTTCTTTGAGTAATTTTTTCTGCTGTACAACTTTGATTCCATAGAAAACTGAATTTGGTTGGTTAATTGATGGTTTTTGCTGCATAAGTTGGCTATAGCAAGGGTGATTTTCGATTCTTGCTGTTTCTGTGCTTTTGGAAAGTTTGAGCAAGTCTAAATGGATGTTTGAAAGTGGCtagcactgttcatttggtaaaAAATGAACCTATATGCAGATTAGTCTTTTAAACCATCATTTTTGTGTTATAAATGGAAGTGGACCAGTAATTCTGATTATTAATCATTTTCTCAGCTGTTTAAGAGTTTAAACATGCTAAATATCATCAAGAAAAGTTGTTTGATCATTCACAGAAGCTGCTGAATCACTGCCACTCGTTTTGGGTTCCAAAATCACCATTTCAGTTCACTTTTCTAGTGCAGATTTTCAGTTTCAGCcactgttttaattttttttggtgcaAATCACTTTTGGATTGTAGCAAGAGCTGGTTCATGGttatagaatgaaaataaatgatcaAAAAAAGTAAACACAAGTGTTAAAAGCTTGTAGAACCGTGCAATCCAAATTCAAGCACTTAAAaccccaaaacacaaaatctgaatttcattggggcattttaacaaacacttttgtaaaatatcaaacagtttggACTGAATGACTTTGTGATCtgccatttttgtttttaattgctTTCTTGATCTGTTCTAGTGCCTTTGACAGGTTCCTTTTGAGTGCTTGTTGTTATTCCATACGTGTTTCCCTTTGAATTCCCTATTTTTGGCTTCCAAATTGTCAAACACTCTTGAATTTAGCATAAAAATCTGGTGCAGTTTGCTAATTctgcttgttgtgtttaagtGAATTCTTGAGGTGCTATGGTATCGGTTGTGAAGCATCCAGTAGCAGAAACCTATACCTATTGAGGTAGCATCTTAGGGAGTGGAAGGAGGGATGAAGTAGAAACAAAAAGGGGGAGCTTTTGAGCAGCTGCAACTCACGGCCAGCAGCAAGTTTTTTCATCAGAATTTTTGCTCAACTCACATACTAAATTTGAGAAATACATGGCAGCAACTGAAGCTTGAAGCTTACACTAGTTTTAAGCATTGATTTGAGCTTGTTTGAGTCTTTGCTGTTTAAGTGTCTTTGCTGTTTTTGAGCCAAGTGACTTGGGAAAATGCTCTTGAAGCAATTCCAAGTTCACAAttgaacattgtaatagtccaatttcattttcttagtgtggaagtgtgtcaaggggctccaagtgtcacttgcactttcacttagggccGTCTAGCATTTACATTCTTGCatctttattgctttctttaattgtttgttgattttcttgttttaaGTCTTCGTGGTATATAGGATTGCATAGCATATAAATAAgccttcttttggttttttaggagcatttcattatcatttgaaaatattttgaaggatTTCTACTTAGAAACTAAGGTAAAAGATAACTCTAAGGAAACTCTGGTTGAGGAAGAacttggtttctaagcttgtccattgtgactcacctcttctTCTTGGGAGCTACTTGGAAACAATTTTTACCTCTAGAATCTCTTTGGAAATTcttcaccaaaaacaaagaaagattgTGAAAACCTTTTTCACTCATTACTTGTGCAAGACTTTGAAAACCTTGTGAAAACTTTTTCCTACTTGACAAGAATGAGTCAATCAAATGTCCAAGGGAGTATGAAATTTAGTAGTAAGGGCTCACAACTAAGAGAAGAATTTGAACAAAAGTTCCAACAAAGGGACAAAGATATGAGTGAGCTTAGGGACTTGTTTGCCcaatacatgaaaaatcaaaatgagggtgagcaaaaagaaagaaggaa comes from the Vigna radiata var. radiata cultivar VC1973A chromosome 2, Vradiata_ver6, whole genome shotgun sequence genome and includes:
- the LOC106756240 gene encoding tyrosine--tRNA ligase, cytoplasmic; translation: MANALRVGCVISLCSLRNTTSYLPLLSNATRFRSKFPFFTLSSSQNSFGSPSFRTLSSSSIDEAVTTEAITGNAGGEAESSIRDSAGLLDIRVGRILRAWKHDEADSLYVEEVDIGEPEPRIICSGLVKYIPIEHLQGKKVIVLSNLKPRNMRGVKSCGMLMAASDAKHENVELLFPPEEATPGERIWFGTEDEKDNQPDAATPNQIQKKKIWELVQPHLKTDVSCIAMLGEHVMRTSVGSVACQSLQNANIS